In Vigna unguiculata cultivar IT97K-499-35 chromosome 3, ASM411807v1, whole genome shotgun sequence, a single genomic region encodes these proteins:
- the LOC114175739 gene encoding berberine bridge enzyme-like 28: MKHLCSYFCAITITALLFSLTPASADSHENFLQCLYNYPENTTSISSVVYTQTNSSYTSVLDVSIQNLRFFNATSKPVVIVTPLVVSHIQATIICAQRHGLQIRTRSGGHDYEGLSYVAGVPFVVVDLIKIREIEVDVENSTAWVQAGATLGELYYTISQKSKTLGFPGGVCPTVGVGGHISGGGYGFMIRKYGLAADNVIDAKIVDVNGNLLDKETMGEDLFWAIRGGGGASFGIVVAWKIKLVPVPSTVTVFRVRRTLEENATGIIQKWQRGANKFNESLTIRIKMERVNSSKSGNLTVEAQFESLYLGRVDDLIPYMQKSFPELGLVREDCTEMSWIGSILFMAGFPNGQSTDVLLNRTQSDGLFFFKAKSDYVRDPIPDVGLEGLWPFLYEDEAKDAYIQFTPYGGRMNEISESETPFAHRSGNIFHIQYIVFWREKGDVAAQRRVNWIRRLYNYTEAYVSKSPRSAYLNYRDLDIGVNNDGYTSFSQASIWGFKYFGNNFNRLARVKTRVDPRNFFRNEQSIPPLISQGRK, from the coding sequence ATGAAACATTTATGCTCTTATTTTTGCGCCATTACTATCACTGCTCTTTTATTTTCACTTACACCTGCTTCAGCAGATTCTCATGAAAACTTTCTTCAATGTCTTTACAATTATCCCGAAAACACCACTTCAATCTCCAGTGTTGTTTACACCCAAACCAACTCTTCGTACACCTCTGTCCTAGATGTTTCTATTCAAAATCTTAGGTTCTTCAACGCAACCTCAAAACCCGTGGTCATTGTCACTCCACTGGTTGTTTCCCACATTCAAGCCACCATAATCTGCGCCCAAAGACATGGCCTGCAGATTCGAACACGAAGCGGAGGCCATGATTACGAGGGTCTCTCCTACGTTGCTGGGGTTCCATTTGTCGTCGTTGATCTCATAAAAATTCGAGAAATCGAAGTTGACGTAGAAAACAGCACTGCATGGGTTCAAGCTGGGGCAACCCTCGGTGAACTTTACTACACGATTAGTCAGAAAAGCAAAACACTGGGGTTCCCAGGAGGTGTGTGCCCCACTGTGGGCGTTGGTGGCCACATTAGCGGTGGTGGCTATGGGTTCATGATTCGTAAGTACGGTCTTGCTGCTGATAATGTAATTGATGCTAAGATTGTTGACGTCAATGGTAATCTCCTTGATAAAGAAACAATGGGCGAGGATCTATTTTGGGCCATTAGAGGTGGTGGTGGAGCAAGCTTTGGAATCGTGGTGGCTTGGAAGATAAAACTAGTTCCAGTTCCATCAACTGTGACAGTTTTCCGAGTTCGAAGGACGTTGGAAGAAAATGCAACGGGGATTATTCAAAAGTGGCAGCGTGGGGCAAACAAATTTAACGAGAGCCTAACCATTAGGATCAAAATGGAAAGGGTAAATTCAAGTAAAAGTGGGAATCTAACAGTAGAAGCGCAGTTTGAATCCTTGTATTTGGGACGTGTAGATGACCTCATTCCCTATATGCAAAAGAGCTTCCCGGAGTTGGGTTTGGTGAGAGAAGATTGCACTGAGATGAGTTGGATAGGATCAATTCTCTTCATGGCTGGATTCCCAAACGGTCAATCCACCGATGTTTTGCTGAACAGAACTCAATCAGACggtttgtttttcttcaaagcAAAATCTGACTATGTGAGAGATCCTATTCCAGACGTTGGGTTAGAAGGGTTATGGCCTTTCTTATATGAAGATGAGGCTAAAGATGCTTACATTCAATTCACTCCTTATGGAGGAAGGATGAATGAGATTTCAGAATCCGAAACTCCATTCGCACACAGATCTGGTAACATATTCCACATTCAATACATTGTGTTCTGGCGAGAAAAAGGGGATGTGGCAGCGCAGAGGCGCGTCAACTGGATTAGAAGATTGTACAATTATACGGAAGCTTATGTTTCAAAGTCTCCCAGATCTGCATATCTGAATTATAGAGACCTAGACATCGGAGTTAATAACGATGGTTACACAAGCTTCAGCCAAGCCAGCATTTGGGGCTTTAAGTATTTTGGTAATAACTTTAACAGATTGGCACGCGTGAAGACCAGGGTTGACCCTCGAAACTTCTTCAGGAACGAACAAAGCATACCTCCTCTTATTTCCCAGGGACGAAAATAG
- the LOC114177209 gene encoding cannabidiolic acid synthase-like 1, which translates to MMCLSSCFTGVVIVLLFSFSSSSLDTPEKFVQCLYNYPHITNPISNVVYTQTNSSYSSVLNVSIQNHRFFNSSSKPQVIVTALHVSHIQATIFCSQSHGLQIRTRSGGHDYEGLSYVAEVPSVIVDLLYLRKITVDIENRTAWVQAGATIGELYYTISQKTKTLGFPAGVCSTVGTGGHFSGGGYGFLMRKYGLASDNILDAHIIDVNGNLLDRKAMGEDLFWAIRGGGGASFGVIVAWKIKLVPVPSTVTVFNVSRTLEEYETDIIQKWQLVANKLDKRIFLRMDLTRANSSEHGKQTIQANFVSVFLGGVEEFIPLMRKSFPELGLDKKDCTETSWIGSVVFMNAGFIGSRDLEATEVLVNRTRTRVKNFKGKSDYVRKPIPVDGLRGLWRLLYDDGIEYGQLQFAPYGGIMDEISESQTPFSHRSGYIFHIHYIATWLEEGDETAQRHMNWTRRVYKYMEPYVSKSPRAAYVNYRDLDIGINNNGYTSYDQASIWGVKYFGSNFRRLVEVKTKVDPHNFFRNEQSIPTLSKEGNYNKEFI; encoded by the coding sequence ATGATGTGTCTAAGCTCTTGTTTTACTGGTGTAGTTATTGTgctgttattttcattttcatcttcttcacttGATACTCCTGAAAAGTTTGTTCAATGTCTTTACAACTATCCCCATATTACCAACCCAATCTCCAATGTTGTTTATACCCAAACCAACTCTTCATACTCCTCTGTCCTAAATGTTTCCATTCAAAACCATAGGTTCTTCAACTCAAGCTCAAAACCCCAAGTAATTGTCACAGCACTCCACGTTTCCCACATTCAAGCCACCATATTCTGCTCCCAAAGCCATGGCCTACAGATTAGAACCCGAAGCGGAGGCCATGATTACGAGGGTCTCTCCTACGTTGCCGAGGTTCCCTCTGTCATCGTTGACCTCTTATACCTTAGAAAAATCACAGTTGACATAGAAAACCGAACTGCATGGGTTCAAGCTGGGGCAACCATTGGTGAACTTTACTACACGATTAGCCAGAAAACCAAAACACTAGGGTTCCCAGCTGGTGTGTGCTCCACTGTAGGCACTGGTGGCCACTTCAGTGGAGGTGGCTATGGATTCTTGATGCGTAAGTACGGTCTTGCCTCTGATAATATCTTAGATGCTCACATAATAGACGTGAATGGTAATCTTCTTGACAGAAAAGCCATGGGTGAGGATCTGTTTTGGGCCATCAGAGGAGGTGGCGGAGCAAGCTTTGGAGTCATCGTGGCTTGGAAGATAAAACTAGTTCCGGTTCCATCAACTGTGACAGTGTTCAATGTTTCAAGGACATTGGAAGAATATGAAACCGATATTATTCAAAAGTGGCAGCTTGTGGCGAATAAATTGGACAAGCGCATATTCCTTAGGATGGACTTGACAAGGGCAAATTCAAGTGAACATGGAAAGCAAACAATACAAGCAAATTTTGTGTCCGTGTTTCTGGGAGGTGTAGAAGAGTTTATTCCATTGATGCGAAAGAGCTTCCCAGAGTTGGGTTTGGACAAAAAAGACTGTACTGAGACGAGTTGGATTGGGTCAGTTGTTTTCATGAATGCTGGGTTCATTGGATCTAGAGACCTTGAAGCCACTGAAGTTTTGGTGAACAGAACTCGAACTCGTGTGAAGAACTTCAAAGGGAAATCTGATTATGTGAGGAAACCAATTCCTGTTGATGGATTACGAGGGTTATGGCGCTTGCTTTATGACGATGGCATTGAATATGGTCAGCTTCAATTTGCCCCTTATGGAGGCATAATGGATGAGATTTCTGAATCTCAAACTCCATTCTCACACAGATCCGGATACATATTTCATATTCACTATATTGCCACTTGGCTTGAGGAAGGCGATGAGACTGCACAAAGACACATGAATTGGACTAGAAGAGTGTATAAATATATGGAACCTTATGTTTCAAAGTCTCCAAGAGCTGCATATGTGAATTACAGAGACCTTGACATTGGGATTAATAACAATGGCTACACCAGCTACGACCAAGCCAGCATTTGGGGTGTCAAGTATTTCGGTAGCAATTTCAGGAGATTGGTAGAAGTGAAGACCAAAGTTGatcctcataatttttttagaaacgaACAAAGCATTCCTACACTGTCCAAAGAAGGAAATTATAATAAGGAATTCATTTAG
- the LOC114175065 gene encoding cannabidiolic acid synthase-like 2 — MYCFTVAAIVLLFSFSSSSADTPENFVQCLYNYPRMTNPISNVVYTQTNPSYSSILDMSIRISMFSNSSTKPQVIVTPLNVSHIQATIICAQRHGMQIRTRSGGHDYEGLSYVAEVPFSIVDLFNLRQITVDVENRTAWVQAGATLGELYYTISQKSKTLGFPAGVCATVGTGGLFSGGGYGFLMRKYGLAADNIIDAHIIDVNGNLLDRKAMGEDLFWAIRGGGGASFGVIVAWKIKLVPVPSTVTVFNVARTLEENATEIIQKWQLVANKMDERIFIRVDVKKVNSSEHGKQTIQANFVSMFQGGVEELIPMVQKSLPELGLDRKDCTETSWIGSVVFANAVLLGSSVNEVTEVLLNRTQIRVNNFKGKSDYVRKPIPVDGLRGLWRLLYDDKVEDAVVQFAPYGGRMDEISESEIPFPHRSGYIFHVHYAVIWQEEGDEAARRHMNWIKKLYKYMEPYVSNSPRAAYLNYRDLDIGMNNNGYTSYHQASIWGVKYFGNNFRRLVEVKTNVDPHDFFRNEQSIPTLSKEENYYQETI; from the coding sequence ATGTATTGTTTTACTGTTGCAGCGATTGTgctcttattttcattttcatcttcttccgCTGATACTCCTGAAAACTTTGTTCAATGTCTTTACAACTATCCCCGTATGACCAACCCAATCTCCAATGTTGTTTACACACAAACCAACCCTTCCTACTCCTCTATACTAGACATGTCAATTCGAATTTCTATGTTCTCCAACTCGAGCACAAAACCCCAAGTCATTGTCACACCACTGAACGTTTCCCACATTCAAGCCACCATAATCTGTGCCCAACGCCATGGCATGCAGATTCGAACCCGAAGCGGAGGCCATGATTACGAGGGTCTCTCCTATGTCGCCGAGGTTCCCTTTTCCATCGTTGACCTCTTTAACCTTCGACAAATCACAGTTGACGTAGAAAACCGAACTGCATGGGTTCAAGCTGGGGCAACTCTTGGTGAACTTTACTACACCATTAGCCAGAAAAGCAAAACACTAGGGTTCCCAGCGGGTGTGTGTGCCACTGTAGGCACTGGTGGCCTCTTCAGTGGAGGTGGTTATGGATTCTTGATGCGTAAGTACGGTCTTGCCGCAGATAATATCATAGATGCTCACATCATAGATGTGAATGGTAATCTTCTTGACAGAAAAGCCATGGGTGAGGATCTGTTTTGGGCCATCAGAGGAGGTGGGGGTGCAAGCTTTGGAGTCATCGTGGCTTGGAAGATAAAGCTAGTTCCAGTTCCATCAACTGTGACAGTGTTCAATGTTGCAAGGACATTGGAAGAGAATGCAACCGAGATCATTCAGAAGTGGCAGCTTGTGGCGAATAAAATGGACGAGCGCATATTCATTAGGGTGGACGTGAAAAAGGTAAATTCAAGTGAACATGGAAAGCAAACAATACAAGCGAATTTTGTGTCCATGTTTCAAGGAGGTGTAGAAGAACTTATTCCAATGGTTCAAAAGAGCCTACCAGAGTTGGGTTTGGACAGAAAAGACTGTACTGAGACGAGCTGGATTGGCTCAGTGGTGTTCGCAAATGCTGTGTTACTTGGATCTTCAGTCAATGAAGTCACTGAAGTTTTGCTGAACAGAACTCAGATTCGTGTGAATAACTTCAAAGGAAAATCTGATTATGTGAGAAAACCCATCCCTGTTGATGGGTTACGAGGGCTATGGCGCTTGCTCTACGACGATAAGGTTGAAGATGCTGTGGTTCAATTCGCTCCTTATGGAGGGAGAATGGATGAGATTTCTGAATCTGAAATTCCATTTCCACACAGATCTGGATACATATTTCATGTTCACTATGCGGTAATTTGGCAAGAAGAAGGGGACGAGGCTGCACGAAGGCACATGAATTGGATTAAAAAACTGTATAAATATATGGAACCTTATGTTTCAAACTCTCCAAGAGCTGCATATCTGAATTACAGAGACCTTGACATTGGGATGAATAACAATGGCTACACAAGCTACCACCAAGCCAGCATTTGGGGAGTTAAGTATTTCGGTAACAATTTCAGGAGATTGGTAGAAGTGAAGACCAACGTTGATCCTCATGACTTTTTTAGAAACGAACAAAGCATTCCTACACTGTCCaaagaagaaaattattatCAGGAAACCATTTAG